In one window of Gemmatimonadota bacterium DNA:
- a CDS encoding MoxR family ATPase yields MTARPSASSRTVDAGPIQQVVNEVGRRIVGQEVMVERLLVGLLTGGHILLEGVPGLAKTLAVKTLAEVVEASFSRIQFTPDLLPADVIGTMVFDPKSQEFRVKHGPIFAQIILADEINRAPAKVQAALLEAMQEHQVTIGGTSFRLEEPFLVLATQNPIENEGTYPLPEAQLDRFMLKVRVGYPTRDQEKEVLLRRSGGEEAAVRQLLDPAMILALRETISATFMDQKVVDYIVDLVRATRDPSVVGLANLRPLVAFGASPRASIALAQAARAHAFLRGRGYVIPEDVRALALDVLRHRVLLTFEAEAEEIDADQVVTRILDAVPVP; encoded by the coding sequence ATGACTGCACGACCCTCCGCTTCCTCCCGCACGGTCGACGCGGGGCCCATCCAGCAGGTCGTGAACGAGGTCGGCCGCCGGATCGTGGGGCAGGAAGTCATGGTCGAGCGGCTGCTGGTCGGCCTGCTGACCGGCGGTCACATCCTGCTCGAGGGCGTGCCGGGCCTCGCCAAGACGCTGGCCGTCAAGACGCTCGCCGAGGTGGTCGAGGCCAGCTTCTCCCGCATCCAGTTCACCCCCGACCTGCTCCCCGCCGACGTGATCGGCACCATGGTGTTCGACCCGAAGAGCCAGGAGTTCCGGGTCAAGCACGGGCCGATCTTCGCGCAGATCATCCTCGCCGACGAGATCAACCGGGCCCCAGCCAAGGTGCAGGCGGCGCTGCTCGAGGCCATGCAGGAGCACCAGGTGACGATCGGCGGCACCAGCTTCCGCCTGGAGGAGCCGTTCCTGGTGCTGGCCACCCAGAACCCGATCGAGAACGAGGGGACCTATCCGCTCCCCGAGGCGCAGCTCGACCGGTTCATGCTCAAGGTGCGGGTCGGGTATCCCACGCGCGACCAGGAAAAGGAAGTGCTGCTCCGCCGCAGCGGGGGTGAGGAGGCGGCGGTGCGCCAGCTGCTCGACCCGGCGATGATCCTCGCCCTGCGCGAGACGATCAGCGCCACGTTCATGGACCAGAAGGTGGTGGACTACATCGTGGACCTGGTGCGCGCCACCCGCGACCCGTCGGTGGTCGGGCTGGCCAACCTGCGGCCGCTGGTGGCCTTCGGCGCCTCGCCCCGGGCGTCGATCGCGCTGGCGCAGGCGGCCCGGGCGCACGCCTTCCTGCGGGGCCGCGGGTACGTGATCCCCGAGGATGTCCGCGCCCTCGCCCTCGACGTGCTGCGGCACCGGGTGCTGCTCACCTTCGAGGCCGAGGCGGAGGAGATCGACGCCGACCAGGTCGTCACCCGCATCCTCGACGCGGTGCCGGTCCCGTAG
- a CDS encoding site-2 protease family protein yields the protein MPDLREFVLIAPILLFSFVAHEYAHARTALWQGDDTAYLLGRVTLNPLPHIDPWMTILLPALLWVVSSAAGMPFTFGGAKPVPVVPRKYRKYVQGDLLVSSAGVITNFLLALLCAALFVGLAPLAGLAPGMAEGFALLQRMMMWGIWLNLVLCFFNLMPIPPLDGSHLLYHALPPAWGARYRALGQFGFLPLMAVLMFLRPLTNLFLAPAYWGFSRLYGLVAAYGIGDTWKPFGA from the coding sequence ATGCCAGATCTCCGTGAGTTCGTCCTCATCGCGCCCATCCTGCTGTTCTCGTTCGTGGCGCACGAATATGCCCATGCGCGCACCGCGCTGTGGCAGGGGGACGATACCGCCTATCTGCTCGGCCGGGTGACCCTCAACCCGCTGCCCCACATCGATCCCTGGATGACCATCCTGCTGCCCGCGCTGCTGTGGGTGGTCTCGAGCGCCGCCGGGATGCCCTTCACATTTGGCGGGGCCAAGCCGGTCCCGGTCGTCCCGCGCAAGTACCGCAAGTACGTCCAGGGGGACCTCCTCGTCTCCTCCGCCGGGGTCATCACCAACTTCCTGCTGGCGCTGCTCTGCGCCGCGCTGTTCGTGGGCCTGGCGCCGCTCGCCGGCCTGGCGCCGGGGATGGCGGAGGGGTTCGCGCTGCTGCAGCGCATGATGATGTGGGGCATCTGGCTCAACCTGGTGCTCTGTTTCTTCAACCTGATGCCCATCCCGCCACTCGATGGCTCCCATCTGCTCTACCATGCGCTCCCCCCCGCGTGGGGCGCCCGGTACCGGGCCCTGGGGCAGTTCGGGTTCCTGCCGCTCATGGCGGTGCTGATGTTCCTGCGCCCGCTGACCAACCTGTTCCTGGCGCCGGCCTATTGGGGCTTCAGCCGTCTCTACGGGCTGGTGGCGGCCTACGGCATCGGCGACACCTGGAAGCCGTTCGGCGCATGA
- a CDS encoding dihydroorotase, whose protein sequence is MRPILIRGGRVIDPSRRSDGVADVYLVDGRVAAVGRNITGEDGCQVIEAKGRVVTPGLIDLHVHLREPGFEHVETVATGAMAAAAGGFTAVCAMPNTDPPLDNQGAVGFVISQAQKAGKARVYPVGTISLGQKGETLSEFGELLSAGAVAVSDDGKPIMSSHLMRTALEYAKTFGIPVADHCEEITLAHGGAMHEGIVATRLGLKGIPAAAEEIHVARDCILSELTGGHIHLCHMSTRGSVELIRRAKAKGLKVTAEVTPHHFTLNHESCEGYNTNAKMNPPLREPEDVEALREALKDGTVDVIATDHAPHHYDAKEREFDDAPNGILGLETAFGLAVTELVKPGLIPLPDLLFRMSTRAAQIYNLPGGTLAIGAPADVAILDPDAAWTVDPARFYSKSRNTPFGGRQLQGRCDLTIVRGRVVYDRSTE, encoded by the coding sequence ATGCGTCCGATCCTCATCCGCGGCGGCCGGGTCATCGATCCCTCGCGCCGCAGCGACGGCGTGGCCGACGTGTACCTGGTGGACGGCAGGGTCGCGGCGGTCGGGCGCAACATCACCGGCGAGGATGGCTGCCAGGTGATCGAGGCGAAGGGCCGGGTGGTCACCCCGGGCCTGATCGACCTGCACGTGCACCTGCGCGAGCCCGGGTTCGAGCACGTCGAAACGGTGGCCACCGGCGCCATGGCCGCGGCGGCCGGCGGTTTCACGGCGGTCTGCGCCATGCCGAACACCGACCCGCCGCTCGACAACCAGGGCGCGGTGGGCTTCGTGATCAGCCAGGCCCAGAAGGCCGGGAAGGCCCGGGTGTATCCGGTCGGCACCATCTCCCTCGGGCAGAAGGGCGAGACCCTCTCCGAGTTCGGCGAGCTGCTCTCGGCCGGCGCGGTGGCGGTGAGCGACGATGGCAAGCCGATCATGTCGAGCCACCTGATGCGCACCGCGCTGGAATACGCCAAGACCTTCGGGATCCCCGTGGCCGATCACTGCGAGGAGATCACCCTCGCCCACGGCGGCGCCATGCACGAGGGGATCGTCGCCACCCGGCTCGGCCTCAAGGGGATCCCGGCGGCGGCCGAGGAGATCCACGTGGCCCGCGACTGCATCCTGTCCGAGCTCACCGGCGGCCATATCCACCTCTGCCACATGAGCACCCGGGGCTCGGTGGAGCTCATCCGCCGGGCCAAGGCCAAGGGGCTCAAGGTCACCGCGGAGGTGACCCCGCACCACTTCACGCTCAACCACGAGTCGTGCGAGGGGTACAACACCAACGCCAAGATGAACCCGCCCCTCCGCGAGCCCGAGGATGTCGAGGCGCTGCGGGAGGCGCTCAAGGACGGCACGGTCGACGTGATCGCCACCGATCACGCGCCGCACCACTACGACGCCAAGGAGCGCGAGTTTGATGATGCCCCCAACGGCATCCTCGGCCTGGAGACCGCCTTCGGCCTGGCGGTGACCGAGCTGGTGAAGCCCGGGCTGATCCCGCTCCCCGACCTCCTCTTCCGGATGAGCACGCGGGCCGCCCAGATCTACAACCTTCCCGGCGGTACCCTCGCCATCGGCGCCCCCGCCGACGTCGCGATCCTCGACCCGGACGCTGCCTGGACGGTGGATCCGGCCCGCTTCTACTCCAAGAGCCGGAACACCCCGTTCGGGGGCCGGCAGCTCCAGGGCCGCTGCGATCTCACGATCGTCCGGGGGAGGGTGGTCTACGACCGCTCCACCGAGTAG
- the rpsT gene encoding 30S ribosomal protein S20 encodes MPRIKSAKKALRKSIAANERNRTRRSQLRTAIKKVRTAANGAEAKDAFVEAAKLLDRAGRKNLVHKNAANRTKSRLAKLAAAKK; translated from the coding sequence GTGCCCCGTATCAAGTCCGCCAAGAAGGCGCTGCGGAAGTCCATCGCTGCGAACGAGCGCAACCGCACCCGTCGCAGCCAGCTGCGCACCGCCATCAAGAAGGTCCGGACCGCCGCCAACGGGGCCGAAGCCAAGGATGCGTTCGTGGAGGCCGCCAAGCTCCTCGACCGCGCCGGCCGCAAGAACCTGGTGCACAAGAACGCCGCCAACCGAACCAAGAGCCGGCTGGCCAAGCTCGCCGCCGCCAAGAAGTAA
- the scpB gene encoding SMC-Scp complex subunit ScpB, which produces MMPLTQLVEAALFAANRPITIEELQTLEAEASLADVRTALDELREHYDFDGHAVEVVELAGGYQILTRRAFAEAIERAQIAVRTPRLTAAAMETLAVIAYRQPVGRAEIEEIRGVSAGGVLRSLQERGLIEVVGRSEAMGRPLLYGTTPLLLELLGLRDLGELPRTDEFAVALQPHKPEQADSAEAAASVPAES; this is translated from the coding sequence ATGATGCCCCTGACCCAGCTGGTGGAGGCCGCGCTCTTTGCCGCCAACCGCCCGATCACCATCGAGGAGCTGCAGACTCTCGAGGCCGAGGCGTCGCTGGCCGACGTGCGGACGGCGCTGGACGAGCTGCGGGAGCACTACGACTTCGACGGGCACGCCGTCGAGGTGGTCGAGCTGGCCGGCGGGTACCAGATCCTGACCCGTCGCGCCTTCGCCGAGGCCATCGAGCGGGCGCAGATCGCGGTGCGCACCCCGCGGCTCACCGCCGCCGCGATGGAGACGCTCGCGGTCATCGCCTACCGCCAGCCGGTGGGGCGGGCGGAGATCGAGGAGATCCGGGGGGTGTCGGCCGGGGGCGTGCTGCGCAGCCTGCAGGAGCGCGGACTGATCGAGGTGGTGGGACGCAGCGAGGCGATGGGCCGCCCGCTGCTGTATGGCACCACGCCGCTGCTGCTCGAACTCCTCGGGCTCCGCGACCTGGGCGAGCTGCCGCGCACCGACGAGTTCGCCGTGGCGCTGCAGCCGCACAAACCCGAACAGGCGGACTCGGCCGAAGCGGCCGCGTCGGTCCCGGCGGAATCATGA
- a CDS encoding VWA domain-containing protein: protein MSFARPWLLLLLLLPVAWWWWRRGQRAAGTRFSDLGLVQLVRERRWLARLPLALRALAFVAWVVAAAGPRVGGAQVEMKKEGIAIVIAVDISSSMLAEDFAPSNRMEVAKQQAIAFIKGRSADRIGVVAFAGEALTQVPITVDYPVLIEAVGKLRIGMLEDGTAIGTGLATAVNRLREAPGKSKVVLLLTDGVNNRGTVDPRTAAAAASTLGIRVYTIGVGTEGEAPIPTGRGLSGFRYEMLPVQIDEPLMRDIAASTGGRYFRAKDSESLSRVLQQIDGLEKTPIRVTRYVRYDEIAKPLVLAGLLALALELLLSATLVVRTP from the coding sequence GTGAGCTTCGCCCGGCCGTGGCTGCTGCTGCTCCTGCTGCTCCCGGTGGCGTGGTGGTGGTGGCGGCGCGGGCAGCGCGCCGCCGGCACACGGTTCAGCGACCTGGGCCTGGTGCAGCTGGTCCGGGAACGCCGGTGGCTGGCCCGGCTGCCGCTGGCCCTGCGCGCGCTGGCCTTCGTGGCCTGGGTGGTGGCCGCCGCCGGTCCCCGGGTGGGCGGGGCGCAGGTCGAGATGAAGAAGGAAGGCATCGCGATCGTCATCGCGGTCGACATCTCGAGCAGCATGCTTGCGGAGGACTTCGCCCCGAGCAACCGGATGGAGGTCGCCAAGCAGCAGGCCATCGCCTTCATCAAGGGTCGCAGCGCCGACCGCATCGGGGTGGTGGCGTTCGCCGGGGAGGCGCTCACCCAGGTGCCGATCACCGTGGACTACCCGGTGCTCATCGAGGCGGTGGGCAAGCTCCGCATCGGGATGCTGGAGGACGGCACCGCGATCGGCACCGGGCTCGCGACCGCCGTGAACCGGCTGCGCGAGGCGCCGGGCAAGTCGAAGGTGGTGCTGCTGCTCACCGACGGCGTCAACAACCGGGGCACGGTCGATCCCCGCACCGCGGCGGCCGCCGCGTCCACCCTCGGCATCCGGGTCTATACCATCGGCGTCGGGACCGAGGGCGAGGCGCCGATCCCGACCGGCCGCGGCCTGTCGGGCTTCCGGTACGAGATGCTCCCGGTGCAGATCGACGAGCCGCTCATGCGCGACATCGCGGCGAGCACCGGCGGGCGGTACTTCCGCGCCAAGGACAGCGAGTCGCTGAGCCGGGTCCTGCAGCAGATCGACGGGCTGGAAAAGACGCCGATCCGCGTCACCCGCTACGTCCGGTACGACGAGATTGCCAAGCCGCTGGTGCTCGCCGGCTTGCTCGCGCTGGCCCTGGAGCTGCTGCTCAGCGCCACCCTCGTGGTGCGCACGCCATGA
- a CDS encoding segregation/condensation protein A, translating into MTHPDAPTAALGAEPAFVVQLDAFNGPLDLLLHLLREEQIDIADIPIARIADQFLHAIQHLGLNQAADYLEMAGRLLRLKAQMLLPRRDGEEGWEDPRHELVRRLLEYQLIKEVAGWLERAADRRADHHPRGYLPAPPDLPPPPLTLDLVELLRAVEKVVSEIPSPVLHRVVPRPLDTEGATRRLEALLEEREEFSWLEALGPRPTIVDLLSTLLALLELAKRGRILITQAEVFTSFLIRRRTPEPEPEIAPRAGAAPGPTGAAPLSAESPAVPAAEEPAP; encoded by the coding sequence ATGACCCACCCCGACGCCCCCACCGCCGCGCTGGGCGCCGAGCCGGCGTTCGTGGTGCAGCTCGACGCCTTCAACGGCCCGCTCGACCTGCTGCTGCACCTGCTCCGCGAGGAGCAGATCGACATCGCCGACATCCCGATCGCGCGGATCGCCGACCAGTTCCTGCACGCAATCCAGCACCTCGGGCTCAACCAGGCGGCCGACTACCTCGAGATGGCGGGCCGGCTGCTGCGGCTCAAGGCCCAGATGCTGCTCCCCCGCCGGGACGGGGAGGAGGGGTGGGAGGATCCGCGCCACGAGCTGGTCCGCCGCCTGCTCGAGTACCAGCTCATCAAGGAGGTGGCCGGGTGGCTGGAGCGTGCCGCCGACCGCCGCGCCGACCACCATCCGCGTGGCTACCTGCCGGCCCCGCCCGACCTGCCCCCGCCGCCGCTCACCCTGGACCTGGTGGAGCTGCTGCGTGCCGTGGAGAAGGTGGTCAGCGAGATTCCCTCGCCGGTGCTGCACCGCGTGGTGCCGCGGCCCCTCGATACCGAGGGAGCCACGCGGCGGCTGGAGGCGCTGCTGGAGGAGCGGGAGGAGTTCTCCTGGCTCGAGGCCCTGGGTCCGCGGCCCACCATCGTGGACCTGCTGTCGACCCTGCTGGCGCTGCTGGAGCTGGCCAAGCGGGGCCGCATCCTGATCACCCAGGCCGAGGTGTTCACCTCGTTCCTGATCCGGCGCCGCACGCCGGAGCCGGAGCCGGAGATTGCGCCGCGCGCCGGGGCCGCCCCGGGACCCACGGGTGCCGCTCCCCTCAGCGCGGAATCACCGGCGGTCCCCGCCGCGGAGGAACCTGCCCCATGA
- a CDS encoding aspartate carbamoyltransferase catalytic subunit: MSGPGLGKDLIGLETLSAAQIHLLLDTAERFKEVSERPIKKVPALRGKTIVNLFFEASTRTRISFEFAEKRLSADTVNVASSGSSVSKGETLVDTARNLEAMRIDMVVIRHPASGSAEFLGNRIRSNVINAGDGKHEHPTQGLLDLLTLRDRFGKIEGLKVAICGDVTHSRVARSNIWGLKKLGAEVAVCGPASLVPRDIAALGVEVITRIEDAIAWADALNVLRLQLERMTSGFIPSLREYNRVFGITSERLARAPKELVIMHPGPMNRGVEIDSDVADGPHSVILPQVTNGVAVRMAALYLLAGGSPDWQGQGGSE; the protein is encoded by the coding sequence ATGAGCGGACCCGGGCTGGGCAAGGACCTGATCGGGCTGGAGACCCTGAGCGCGGCGCAGATCCACCTGCTGCTCGACACGGCCGAGCGGTTCAAGGAAGTGAGCGAACGGCCCATCAAGAAGGTGCCGGCGCTGCGGGGCAAGACGATCGTCAACCTGTTCTTCGAGGCCTCCACCCGCACCCGGATCTCGTTCGAGTTCGCCGAGAAGCGGCTGTCGGCCGACACGGTGAACGTGGCCTCGAGCGGCAGCTCGGTGAGCAAGGGCGAGACCCTGGTGGACACCGCCCGCAACCTGGAGGCGATGCGGATCGACATGGTGGTGATCCGGCACCCGGCCTCGGGCTCCGCCGAATTCCTCGGCAACCGGATCCGCTCCAACGTGATTAACGCCGGCGACGGCAAGCACGAGCACCCGACCCAGGGGCTGCTCGACCTGCTGACCCTGCGCGACCGCTTCGGGAAGATCGAGGGCCTCAAGGTGGCGATCTGCGGCGACGTGACCCACAGCCGGGTGGCCCGCAGCAACATCTGGGGGCTCAAGAAGCTCGGCGCGGAGGTGGCCGTCTGCGGCCCCGCCAGCCTGGTGCCGCGCGACATCGCCGCGCTCGGGGTGGAGGTGATCACCCGGATCGAGGACGCCATCGCCTGGGCCGACGCGCTGAACGTGCTGCGGCTGCAGCTGGAGCGGATGACCAGCGGCTTCATCCCCTCGCTCCGGGAGTACAACCGGGTCTTCGGCATCACCTCGGAGCGGCTGGCCCGCGCCCCGAAGGAGCTGGTGATCATGCACCCCGGGCCCATGAACCGCGGGGTCGAGATCGACAGCGACGTGGCCGACGGGCCGCACAGCGTGATCCTGCCGCAGGTGACCAACGGCGTGGCCGTCCGCATGGCGGCGCTCTATCTCCTCGCCGGCGGCTCGCCCGACTGGCAGGGCCAGGGAGGCAGTGAGTGA
- a CDS encoding DUF58 domain-containing protein: MRASGAGTGVHPPPMPPISPEILKQVKAIELRSRGIVSSLFAGEYRSVFRGQGMEFAEVRGYEHGDDFRAIDWNVSARLGHPYIKTFIEEREVTLLLVVDQSGSTHFGTPRSKSAVAVEVASILALAAASTNDRVGALLFAERVERVIPPGKGRRHALRVIRDLVAFTPASRRTDLATALRYATGLLRHRSIVVVLSDFLARGWEQPLRQLAVRHDVVAVAVEDPRETDLPDAGWIELEDAETGARQVVDTGERQVRGRFRALAEKRREERGRGLTAAGVDQVLIRTDQDYAPVLRRAFAMRARRLQR; this comes from the coding sequence GTGCGCGCCTCCGGCGCCGGCACCGGCGTCCACCCCCCGCCCATGCCGCCGATCTCTCCCGAAATCCTCAAGCAGGTCAAGGCGATCGAGCTCCGCTCCCGGGGCATCGTCTCCTCGCTGTTCGCCGGGGAGTATCGCTCGGTGTTCCGGGGGCAGGGGATGGAGTTCGCCGAGGTGCGGGGGTACGAGCATGGCGACGACTTCCGCGCCATCGACTGGAACGTCTCCGCCCGGCTGGGCCATCCATACATCAAGACCTTCATCGAGGAGCGCGAGGTCACGCTCCTCCTGGTGGTGGACCAGTCGGGGTCCACGCACTTCGGCACGCCCCGGTCCAAGTCCGCCGTCGCGGTGGAGGTGGCCTCCATCCTGGCGCTCGCGGCCGCGAGCACCAATGACCGGGTGGGCGCGCTGCTCTTCGCGGAGCGGGTGGAGCGGGTGATCCCGCCCGGCAAGGGGCGGCGGCATGCGCTGCGGGTGATCCGCGACCTCGTCGCGTTCACGCCCGCCAGCCGACGCACCGACCTCGCCACTGCGCTCCGCTACGCCACCGGCCTGCTGCGGCACCGGAGCATCGTGGTGGTGCTCTCCGACTTCCTCGCGCGTGGCTGGGAGCAGCCGTTGCGCCAGCTCGCGGTGCGGCACGATGTCGTGGCCGTGGCCGTGGAAGACCCGCGTGAGACCGACCTCCCCGATGCCGGCTGGATCGAGCTGGAAGACGCCGAGACCGGCGCGCGGCAGGTGGTGGACACCGGCGAGCGCCAGGTGCGCGGCCGGTTCCGGGCCCTGGCCGAGAAGCGCCGGGAGGAGCGGGGGCGCGGGCTGACGGCGGCCGGCGTCGACCAGGTGCTGATCCGGACCGACCAGGACTACGCGCCGGTGCTCCGGCGGGCCTTTGCCATGCGCGCCCGGCGGCTGCAGCGATGA
- a CDS encoding rRNA pseudouridine synthase has protein sequence MSEMRLQRALARAGIASRRAAEELIETGKVRVDGAVATLGMKVDPDRQKITVGGKAIPRLERRWLAFHKPMGVVTTASDEEGRRTVFDFVKDPRGLTYVGRLDVNTTGLLLLTTDGEAVHRLTHPSSRIPRSYTALVHGLDLAAIEAAIKRRVAVDGKPVVPTAVRVRPGRDGRAILDVTLTEGRNRIVRRWCEEMGLKVERLARLAYGPIRLGELAVGQTRPLTPAEEDKIYAILGRAADARAKAATPAKPARPRGRPAPRAPGEARHTPRRRG, from the coding sequence ATGAGCGAGATGCGGCTGCAGCGGGCGCTGGCCCGCGCGGGGATCGCGAGCCGGCGGGCCGCGGAGGAGCTGATCGAGACCGGCAAGGTGCGGGTCGACGGCGCGGTGGCCACCCTCGGCATGAAGGTGGATCCGGACCGGCAGAAGATCACCGTCGGCGGGAAGGCGATCCCACGGCTGGAGCGGCGCTGGCTCGCCTTCCACAAGCCGATGGGGGTCGTCACCACAGCGAGCGACGAGGAAGGCCGCCGCACGGTGTTCGACTTCGTGAAGGACCCACGCGGGCTCACCTACGTGGGCCGGCTCGACGTCAACACCACCGGCCTGCTGCTGCTCACCACCGACGGCGAGGCGGTGCATCGCCTGACGCACCCGAGCTCCCGGATCCCGCGCAGCTACACGGCGCTCGTGCACGGGCTGGACCTCGCCGCGATCGAGGCCGCGATCAAGCGCCGGGTGGCGGTCGACGGCAAGCCCGTGGTGCCGACGGCGGTGCGGGTGCGGCCGGGGCGCGACGGCCGCGCCATCCTCGACGTGACGCTCACCGAGGGCCGCAACCGGATCGTGCGCCGCTGGTGCGAGGAGATGGGACTCAAGGTGGAACGGCTGGCCCGCCTGGCGTACGGCCCCATCCGCCTGGGCGAGCTCGCGGTGGGCCAGACCCGGCCGCTGACCCCCGCTGAGGAGGACAAGATCTACGCGATCCTCGGCCGCGCCGCCGACGCCCGCGCCAAGGCGGCCACGCCCGCCAAGCCCGCCAGGCCCCGCGGGCGCCCGGCGCCGCGGGCGCCGGGTGAGGCGCGTCACACCCCGCGGCGACGGGGCTGA
- a CDS encoding class II aldolase/adducin family protein encodes MIRVCRRLWEARLIAGADGNVSVRVGPDALLVTPRGLLKGELTAQDLVRVSLAGAPLGGFRKATSELDLHLRIYQARPDVGAVVHAHPPTATGFAVAGEGLPATVLPELTVLFGEVPLVPYALPGTPAVGAAMAPFLARNEGVLLANHGAVTWGADLMSAQIRMESLEHAARIILAARTIGRVVHLTPEQVHELARPRGMSGHDQAEP; translated from the coding sequence ATCATCCGGGTGTGCCGGCGGCTGTGGGAGGCGCGGCTGATCGCGGGGGCCGACGGCAACGTCTCGGTCCGGGTGGGTCCCGACGCCCTGCTGGTGACCCCCCGGGGGCTGCTCAAGGGGGAGCTGACCGCCCAGGATCTGGTCCGGGTCTCCCTGGCCGGCGCCCCCCTGGGCGGCTTTCGTAAGGCCACGAGCGAATTAGATTTGCACCTGCGTATCTATCAGGCCAGGCCGGATGTCGGCGCGGTGGTGCACGCGCACCCCCCCACCGCCACCGGGTTCGCCGTGGCGGGCGAGGGGCTGCCGGCGACGGTGCTCCCGGAGCTGACGGTCCTCTTTGGTGAGGTGCCGCTGGTGCCGTACGCGCTGCCGGGGACGCCGGCGGTGGGCGCGGCGATGGCCCCGTTCCTCGCACGAAACGAGGGCGTGCTGCTGGCCAACCACGGCGCCGTGACCTGGGGCGCCGACCTGATGTCGGCACAGATTCGCATGGAAAGCCTGGAACACGCGGCGCGGATCATCCTCGCCGCGCGGACCATCGGACGGGTAGTGCACCTGACCCCTGAGCAAGTCCACGAGTTGGCACGGCCACGAGGGATGTCCGGACATGACCAAGCCGAGCCCTGA
- a CDS encoding VWA domain-containing protein, translating into MSFDSPLLLLLAPGIAAAIGLVALLARRRRIARAAAWSAELGRQSRASGAMAPLLLALAGLAAGVGIAGPRGGHATVKAETQALSVVFVMDISRSMLAEDQAPSRLARAAREARRLVQDLDQDRVGLVAFAGQSYILSPLTLDGGAITLFLDALSPDLVSQGGTAMGRALRQGADLLNASREAGDRVLVVFTDGEAHDSLPDVLAAARALREQQIRLVLVAEGGTKPVPIPVRDSAGTLIEYKTDAQGAAVETFRRDPVLQQVADAAAGALVPAELPDQAGAVRELLSAFQRAPTTSSSTQDLLPLVWIPALLAALFLAVQTVSRRTAALVGLAALLCAGGLAAQRPAPGVRDYEAGRAAAAARQLQARLSPAASDTAYYNAGTALLGAGELPAAEQALAQAARSLDPELRYRALYNQGVVLLRRAAADSARRDSLLGEAADRLRQALTLEPASPRAKWNLELAQRQRTPPPSGGGNAPKPPPPRGQQPQNQQQGPTRPPAGMPTLSPEQAQQILNSVTREERDTRARRLGRARPTPPTERDW; encoded by the coding sequence ATGAGCTTCGACAGCCCGCTGCTCCTGCTGCTCGCCCCCGGCATCGCGGCCGCGATCGGCCTCGTGGCCCTGCTGGCGCGGCGGCGGCGGATCGCGCGGGCGGCCGCGTGGTCGGCGGAGCTGGGTCGTCAGTCGCGGGCCAGTGGCGCGATGGCGCCGCTGCTCCTGGCGCTCGCCGGCCTCGCCGCCGGCGTGGGGATCGCCGGGCCCCGGGGCGGGCACGCCACCGTGAAAGCGGAGACCCAGGCCCTCTCCGTGGTGTTCGTGATGGACATCAGCCGGTCGATGCTGGCCGAGGACCAGGCGCCGAGCCGGCTGGCCCGCGCGGCCCGCGAGGCGCGCCGCCTGGTGCAGGACCTCGACCAGGACCGGGTGGGGCTCGTGGCCTTTGCCGGGCAGAGCTATATCCTGAGCCCGCTCACGCTCGATGGCGGCGCCATCACGCTGTTCCTCGACGCCCTCTCGCCGGACCTCGTGAGCCAGGGGGGCACCGCGATGGGGCGGGCCCTTCGACAGGGCGCCGATCTCCTCAACGCCTCCCGTGAGGCGGGCGACCGGGTCCTGGTGGTCTTCACCGACGGCGAGGCCCACGACTCCCTGCCGGACGTGCTGGCCGCCGCGCGCGCCCTGCGGGAGCAGCAGATCCGGCTGGTCCTGGTGGCGGAGGGCGGCACCAAGCCGGTACCCATTCCGGTGCGGGACAGCGCGGGGACCCTGATCGAGTACAAGACGGACGCGCAGGGCGCGGCGGTGGAGACCTTCCGCCGCGACCCGGTGCTGCAGCAGGTGGCCGACGCGGCCGCGGGCGCGCTGGTCCCCGCCGAACTGCCGGACCAGGCGGGCGCGGTGCGCGAGCTGCTCTCCGCCTTCCAGCGGGCCCCGACCACGAGCAGCAGCACCCAGGACCTGCTGCCCCTGGTGTGGATCCCGGCGCTGCTGGCGGCGCTGTTCCTGGCGGTGCAGACGGTCTCGCGCCGGACGGCCGCGCTGGTCGGGCTCGCCGCCCTGCTGTGCGCGGGCGGGCTCGCGGCCCAGCGCCCCGCGCCCGGGGTGCGCGACTACGAGGCGGGGCGGGCCGCCGCGGCCGCCCGCCAGCTGCAGGCCCGGCTGTCGCCCGCCGCCTCCGACACCGCCTACTACAACGCCGGCACCGCGCTGCTCGGCGCCGGGGAGCTGCCGGCGGCGGAGCAGGCGCTGGCCCAGGCCGCCCGGTCGCTCGATCCGGAGCTCCGCTACCGGGCCCTCTACAACCAGGGCGTCGTGCTGCTCCGGCGCGCGGCCGCCGATTCCGCCCGGCGCGATTCGCTGCTCGGCGAGGCGGCCGACCGGCTGCGCCAGGCGCTCACCCTGGAGCCGGCCAGCCCGCGCGCCAAGTGGAACCTCGAACTGGCGCAGCGGCAGCGCACCCCGCCGCCGTCCGGCGGCGGTAACGCGCCCAAGCCGCCGCCCCCGCGCGGGCAGCAACCCCAGAACCAGCAGCAGGGCCCGACCCGGCCTCCCGCGGGGATGCCCACCCTCTCGCCGGAGCAGGCGCAGCAGATCCTCAACTCGGTGACCCGCGAGGAGCGGGACACCCGCGCCCGCCGCCTGGGACGCGCCCGGCCCACGCCCCCCACGGAGCGGGACTGGTGA